A window from Cryptomeria japonica chromosome 1, Sugi_1.0, whole genome shotgun sequence encodes these proteins:
- the LOC131026820 gene encoding LOW QUALITY PROTEIN: molybdate transporter 1 (The sequence of the model RefSeq protein was modified relative to this genomic sequence to represent the inferred CDS: substituted 1 base at 1 genomic stop codon), giving the protein MPTEIPQHGDREREPSDRQDTEIRTFGSRLKGRFKVKPHSLWIRFKSNLQCKAKWAEVSGSMGDLGTFIPIVIALTLVNGLDLGTTLLFTGMXNIITGLLFGVPMPVQPMKSIAAVAISEGKHLSIPEIMAAGICTAGILFGLGITGLMRLVYWLIPLPVVRGVQLSQGLAFAFTAVKYIRKEQDFAKAKAGGARPWMGLDGLLLALVCLIFILLVNGSGDDDGDSSQKSEEIPQVSIPMDESENAQVRKSVWNFKVLHAIPSALIVFVLGIVLAIARKPEVLRQLKLGPSKPHLIKISRHEWKTGFVRAAIPQIPLSVLNSVIAVCKLSTDLFPNKDVTATWVSASVGLMNLVGCWFGAMPVCHGAGGLAGQYKFGARSGASVVFLGTAKLILSLLVGNSLVKILTQFPIGLLGVLLLFSGIELAMACRDMKSKKDSFVMLMCTAVSLTGSSAALGFGFGLVLYVILKLREMEFSHCMTIFRSLFSRRNFSYKT; this is encoded by the coding sequence ATGCCAACAGAAATCCCGCAGCATGGAGATAGGGAAAGAGAGCCCAGTGATAGACAAGACACTGAAATAAGGACTTTTGGGTCTCGATTGAAAGGAAGATTCAAGGTCAAGCCTCATAGTTTATGGATAAGATTCAAGAGCAATCTGCAATGTAAAGCCAAATGGGCAGAAGTCAGTGGATCAATGGGCGATTTGGGCACCTTCATTCCCATTGTAATTGCCCTTACTCTGGTGAATGGCCTAGATTTAGGCACCACTCTCTTGTTCACAGGGATGTAAAACATCATAACAGGTTTGCTTTTTGGTGTTCCCATGCCAGTACAGCCCATGAAATCCATTGCTGCAGTGGCAATTAGTGAAGGGAAGCATTTGAGTATTCCGGAGATAATGGCAGCAGGAATCTGCACTGCAGGAATACTGTTTGGACTTGGAATTACAGGGCTAATGAGGTTAGTTTATTGGCTTATTCCCCTGCCTGTGGTCAGAGGGGTGCAACTCTCACAGGGCTTGGCCTTTGCATTCACAGCTGTGAAATACATAAGAAAAGAGCAGGATTTTGCAAAGGCAAAAGCTGGGGGTGCAAGGCCTTGGATGGGCTTGGATGGACTTTTATTAGCTCTTGTGTGTCTTATCTTCATACTGCTTGTAAACGGctctggtgatgatgatggtgactcAAGCCAAAAGAGTGAGGAAATTCCACAGGTTTCAATCCCCATGGATGAGTCTGAGAATGCCCAAGTAAGGAAATCAGTCTGGAACTTCAAGGTATTACATGCAATTCCATCTGCGCTTATAGTTTTTGTGCTTGGTATTGTGCTTGCCATTGCTAGAAAACCTGAGGTTCTTAGACAGTTGAAATtgggcccatccaagcctcatttgataaaaatctcaagaCATGAGTGGAAGACAGGATTTGTCAGGGCTGCAATACCCCAAATACCTCTCTCTGTCCTCAACTCTGTGATTGCTGTCTGTAAATTATCCACAGATTTGTTTCCCAACAAGGATGTGACTGCAACTTGGGTGTCTGCGAGCGTTGGGCTGATGAATTTGGTGGGCTGTTGGTTTGGGGCTATGCCTGTCTGCCATGGAGCAGGTGGCCTTGCAGGGCAGTACAAATTTGGGGCTAGAAGCGGGGCATCTGTGGTATTTTTAGGAACTGCAAAACTGATCTTGAGTCTTCTTGTAGGGAATTCCTTGGTTAAAATACTGACCCAATTCCCCATTGGTTTGTTGGGTGTGTTGCTGCTCTTTTCAGGTATTGAGCTCGCCATGGCCTGCAGAGACATGAAATCTAAGAAGGATTCATTTGTCATGCTCATGTGCACAGCAGTTTCACTCACTGGTTCCAGTGCTGCCCTGGGATTTGGTTTTGGACTTGTTCTCTATGTAATTCTCAAATTGAGAGAGATGGAATTTTCACACTGCATGACCATTTTCCGATCATTGTTCAGCAGAAGAAATTTCTCTTACAAGACCTGA